A region from the Salidesulfovibrio onnuriiensis genome encodes:
- a CDS encoding sensor domain-containing diguanylate cyclase — protein sequence MRSSTWTKYDFGTPIKYRGAFRDITRRKRVEDELRSVNRLQQLILDNSIIGIALVRHRRFEWVNQQAADMTGMSVEDMTGSPTRVVYTDDEQYEYLGRTAYAALRSGNSYDAVFPFMHQTRGSMWCRFVATALNPEKPEDGSIWMFEDIHERRAADIALRKSRKELESIFENSQVGIMFLRDGRFLVRANQRLAEIFGYDSPEEMENLSMRALHLTERHYRDFGEQYYSKLVLGEQTQIEYRMRKKDGSAVWCSLSGKAVDTQKTIDLDKGVIWVIEDITVRKKAEAALRLSERRFRAIFTHAGVGICTIDREGVLHRVNHRICMLMGYEEYDLLGMNVKEIIHPDDFSQDAELRHRLWIRDIPMFVREERFVRRDGKVLWGRITTTVVRADDETPQYLLEVMEDITERKRLESELVRLARTDSLTGLKNRHYFMERGNEEFERFRRYGTHMCAMLMDIDHFKNINDTYGHHLGDLVLKKLAATCENILRKTDVFGRIGGEEFAMVLVELDLDTAHEIAERIRHEVENTVVETEEGDIRFTVSIGVTDLREDDANLEKTIQRADSLMYEAKQTGRNKVVKG from the coding sequence ATGCGCAGCTCTACGTGGACAAAGTACGACTTCGGCACCCCGATCAAGTACCGAGGAGCCTTCCGGGACATCACCCGGCGCAAGCGCGTCGAGGACGAGCTGCGCAGCGTCAACAGGCTCCAGCAGCTGATCCTGGACAACAGCATCATCGGCATCGCCCTGGTGCGCCACCGCCGTTTCGAATGGGTCAACCAGCAGGCTGCGGACATGACCGGTATGTCCGTGGAGGACATGACCGGCTCGCCCACCCGGGTGGTCTACACGGACGACGAGCAATACGAATATCTCGGCAGGACCGCCTATGCCGCCCTGCGCTCGGGCAACAGCTACGACGCGGTCTTCCCGTTCATGCACCAGACCAGGGGATCCATGTGGTGCCGGTTCGTGGCCACGGCCCTCAATCCGGAAAAGCCCGAGGACGGCTCCATCTGGATGTTCGAGGACATCCACGAACGCCGCGCCGCGGACATCGCGCTTCGCAAGTCGCGCAAGGAACTGGAATCCATTTTCGAAAACTCCCAGGTGGGCATCATGTTCCTCCGCGACGGACGTTTCCTGGTCCGCGCCAACCAGCGCCTGGCCGAAATCTTCGGGTATGACTCGCCCGAGGAGATGGAAAACCTGAGCATGCGCGCGCTCCACCTGACGGAAAGGCACTACCGGGACTTCGGGGAGCAATACTACAGCAAGCTGGTCCTCGGCGAGCAGACCCAGATCGAATACAGGATGCGCAAAAAGGACGGCTCGGCCGTGTGGTGCTCCCTGTCGGGCAAGGCCGTGGACACCCAAAAAACCATCGACCTGGACAAGGGCGTCATCTGGGTCATCGAGGACATCACGGTCCGCAAGAAGGCAGAGGCCGCCCTGCGGCTCAGCGAGCGGCGGTTCCGGGCCATCTTCACCCACGCGGGCGTGGGTATCTGCACCATCGACCGGGAAGGCGTCCTCCACCGGGTCAACCACCGGATCTGCATGCTCATGGGCTACGAGGAATATGACCTGCTGGGCATGAACGTCAAAGAGATCATCCACCCGGACGACTTCAGCCAGGATGCGGAACTGCGCCACCGGCTCTGGATCCGAGACATCCCCATGTTCGTGCGCGAGGAGCGGTTCGTGCGCCGGGACGGCAAGGTCCTCTGGGGACGAATCACCACCACGGTGGTACGCGCCGACGACGAGACCCCGCAATACCTGCTGGAGGTGATGGAGGACATCACCGAGCGCAAGCGCCTGGAATCGGAACTGGTGCGCCTGGCCCGCACCGACTCGCTCACGGGCCTCAAGAACCGCCATTACTTCATGGAGCGCGGCAACGAGGAGTTCGAACGCTTCCGGCGGTACGGAACGCACATGTGCGCCATGCTCATGGACATCGACCATTTCAAGAACATCAACGACACCTACGGCCACCACCTCGGCGACCTGGTGCTCAAGAAACTGGCCGCGACCTGCGAAAACATCCTGCGCAAAACCGACGTGTTCGGACGCATCGGCGGCGAGGAGTTCGCCATGGTCCTCGTGGAACTGGACCTGGACACCGCCCACGAAATCGCCGAGCGCATCCGCCATGAAGTGGAAAATACGGTGGTGGAGACCGAGGAGGGCGACATCCGGTTCACGGTCAGCATCGGGGTCACGGACCTGCGCGAGGACGACGCCAACCTGGAAAAAACCATCCAGCGCGCCGACTCCCTCATGTACGAAGCCAAGCAGACCGGCCGCAACAAAGTGGTGAAGGGATAG
- a CDS encoding methyl-accepting chemotaxis protein gives MKLRTRLTLFQVVTIAVTIAVLCFVFIHQITSYADQEADSYRTEAMNKEKTLLTDYVGMAIGTVDSYYKRSQDIEGLKREKAQELKRVVDAVYNQVEDFYARNRNFLSRDELIREIGKLVVAARYEGDNYVWLNDLDHRMVAHPSEALQGKDLSDLKDVKGNYLIRDLTAIARDKGEGMTSYWWAKPGETEPKLKISYVRFIPSLKLVIGTGAWIDDITATMKAEAMRQVAKMRLGDGNYFFIMDQKGNIIMHPVNPALDGKNMLGVKDPKGTPLFKDIVDVANADGEGFVSYWWPKPGKEDSVPKLTYVQLFKDWGWILGMGVYIDNIDEMIARKQVALDAAVYDMYLILAAIALGIALLAALASMFFARGITNTIGGEPEDIAWIAGRVSDGDLTVKFEEGKGGMRGIYLAMKSMADKLGHVVTEVQQATENVSAGSQELSSSSQSLSQGTTEQAAAVEEVNASIVQMAGSIRDNADNARKTDEIAAGASSETQKGGAAVRRSVEVMQEIAEKVSAIEEIARQTNLLALNAAIEAARAGEQGKGFAVVAAEVRKLAERSGQIAGEVSELSAQSVQMAGQVGDLFQLIVPEIQKTAELVSQISKACDEQNYGIQQVETAMQQLDVVIQQNATASEEMASTAEEFASQAEGLQAAMTFFRVNGNGNGNGKGKNYGSISVASVRPQPLPHGPVPDDDFEKF, from the coding sequence ATGAAACTGAGAACCCGGCTTACCCTGTTCCAGGTCGTAACCATTGCAGTGACCATTGCTGTTCTCTGCTTTGTCTTCATTCATCAGATCACGTCCTATGCGGACCAGGAGGCCGACTCCTACCGTACGGAGGCCATGAACAAGGAAAAGACCCTGCTCACGGACTATGTGGGCATGGCCATCGGCACGGTGGATAGCTATTACAAGCGGTCGCAGGACATCGAGGGACTGAAGCGGGAAAAGGCCCAGGAACTGAAACGGGTCGTGGATGCGGTCTACAACCAGGTCGAGGACTTTTATGCCCGCAACAGGAATTTCCTGTCCCGCGACGAGCTCATTCGGGAGATCGGGAAACTGGTGGTCGCCGCCCGCTATGAGGGCGACAACTACGTCTGGCTCAACGACCTCGACCACCGCATGGTGGCCCACCCCTCGGAAGCCCTGCAGGGCAAGGACCTTTCCGATCTCAAGGACGTGAAGGGCAACTACCTGATCCGCGACCTGACGGCCATTGCCCGGGACAAGGGCGAAGGCATGACCTCCTACTGGTGGGCCAAGCCGGGTGAAACCGAGCCCAAGCTGAAGATATCCTATGTCCGCTTTATCCCCTCCCTGAAGCTGGTCATCGGCACGGGGGCGTGGATCGACGACATCACCGCCACCATGAAGGCCGAGGCCATGCGCCAGGTGGCCAAGATGCGCCTGGGCGACGGCAACTACTTCTTCATCATGGACCAGAAGGGCAACATCATCATGCACCCGGTCAATCCCGCCCTGGACGGCAAGAACATGCTCGGGGTCAAGGACCCCAAGGGCACGCCTCTGTTCAAAGATATAGTGGATGTGGCCAATGCCGACGGAGAGGGGTTTGTCAGCTACTGGTGGCCCAAGCCCGGGAAGGAGGACTCGGTTCCCAAGCTGACCTATGTCCAGCTTTTCAAGGATTGGGGGTGGATTCTGGGCATGGGCGTGTATATCGACAATATCGATGAAATGATCGCCCGCAAGCAGGTGGCCCTGGATGCCGCCGTATACGACATGTACCTGATATTGGCGGCCATCGCCCTGGGCATCGCCCTGCTGGCCGCCCTGGCCAGCATGTTCTTTGCCCGCGGCATCACCAACACCATCGGCGGCGAGCCCGAGGATATCGCCTGGATCGCCGGGCGCGTGTCCGACGGGGACCTGACCGTCAAGTTCGAGGAAGGCAAGGGCGGCATGCGCGGCATTTACCTGGCCATGAAGAGCATGGCCGACAAGCTGGGGCATGTGGTCACCGAGGTGCAGCAGGCCACGGAAAACGTTTCCGCCGGAAGCCAGGAGCTGTCCTCCTCGTCCCAGTCCCTTTCGCAGGGCACCACGGAGCAAGCCGCTGCGGTGGAGGAGGTCAACGCCTCCATCGTGCAGATGGCCGGCAGCATCCGCGACAATGCGGACAACGCCCGCAAGACCGACGAGATCGCGGCGGGAGCCTCCAGCGAGACCCAGAAGGGCGGCGCGGCCGTGCGGCGCAGCGTGGAGGTCATGCAGGAGATTGCGGAAAAGGTTTCGGCCATCGAGGAGATCGCCCGGCAGACCAACCTGCTGGCCCTGAACGCCGCCATTGAGGCGGCCCGCGCGGGCGAGCAGGGCAAGGGATTTGCCGTGGTGGCCGCCGAGGTGCGCAAGCTGGCCGAACGCAGCGGCCAGATAGCGGGCGAGGTTTCCGAGCTTTCCGCCCAGAGCGTGCAGATGGCCGGTCAGGTGGGCGATCTCTTCCAGCTCATCGTGCCCGAGATCCAGAAGACCGCCGAGCTTGTCAGCCAGATATCCAAGGCCTGCGACGAGCAGAACTACGGCATTCAGCAGGTGGAGACCGCCATGCAGCAGCTCGACGTGGTCATCCAGCAGAACGCCACGGCATCCGAGGAAATGGCCTCCACCGCCGAGGAATTCGCCAGCCAGGCAGAGGGCCTGCAGGCCGCCATGACCTTCTTCAGGGTCAACGGGAACGGCAATGGCAACGGCAAGGGAAAGAACTACGGCAGCATATCCGTTGCCTCGGTCAGGCCCCAGCCCTTGCCCCACGGACCGGTGCCTGACGACGATTTCGAGAAATTCTAG
- a CDS encoding right-handed parallel beta-helix repeat-containing protein, whose protein sequence is MRTNIFPMTALYTALFCLACILAAPGPALAETVVIGTRNPVQDTANVQKAVDGGGSVLLKGDFDFGEKGRVLIRKSVEIRGEVDSLGLPVTIIRGGFWNFYSPLPVPGAPPAKKGPIISVSSLHFQGPKGTPLHFPYAAGLTIRNNIVENVEPQELKVEWTESDSLLFAAGVVAGTRLDYRKTPLERAVSGVITIKDNRFHMMVNKPGMTAGRGVMVDWTWGALIRVENNIITKASRNGIELLDNVRSDKGEGSILVAGNKIVTDDRGIEYPNKFTANGIVAGWYFDTAGGSDFARNSKALILRNRVEIRGETSTGVFCYGNDATVAGNDIIVSGGDKSRGIIQTGSRGFFTANRFRGKGQYAIFNVPFEKLTASTNIFAWNDFKEFTGLKGQMLLSGDLNRVLGRVMVKDKGRGNTQEDVPPVGLPGSEFEGDDWEPVESLP, encoded by the coding sequence ATGCGTACGAACATCTTTCCCATGACGGCACTGTATACCGCCCTGTTCTGCCTGGCCTGCATCCTGGCCGCGCCCGGCCCCGCCCTGGCCGAAACAGTGGTGATCGGCACCCGGAACCCTGTTCAGGACACGGCCAACGTGCAGAAGGCGGTGGACGGCGGCGGCTCGGTCCTGCTCAAGGGCGATTTCGACTTCGGCGAAAAAGGACGGGTCCTCATCCGCAAATCCGTGGAAATCCGGGGCGAAGTGGACAGCCTGGGACTCCCCGTGACCATCATCAGGGGCGGCTTCTGGAATTTCTACAGCCCCCTGCCCGTGCCGGGAGCGCCCCCGGCCAAAAAGGGGCCGATCATCTCCGTCAGTTCTCTCCACTTCCAGGGCCCCAAGGGAACGCCCCTGCACTTCCCCTATGCCGCAGGACTGACGATCAGGAACAATATCGTGGAAAACGTGGAGCCCCAGGAGCTCAAGGTGGAGTGGACGGAATCCGACTCCCTGCTCTTTGCGGCCGGCGTGGTGGCGGGCACCCGTCTTGACTACCGCAAGACGCCGCTGGAACGCGCGGTGTCCGGCGTCATCACCATCAAGGACAACCGCTTCCACATGATGGTGAACAAGCCGGGCATGACCGCCGGGCGCGGCGTCATGGTGGACTGGACCTGGGGAGCCCTGATCCGGGTGGAAAACAACATCATCACCAAGGCCTCGCGCAACGGCATTGAGCTGCTGGACAACGTGCGCTCCGACAAGGGCGAGGGCTCCATCCTCGTGGCCGGGAACAAGATCGTCACCGATGACCGGGGAATCGAATACCCCAACAAGTTCACGGCCAACGGCATTGTGGCGGGCTGGTACTTCGACACGGCGGGCGGGAGCGATTTCGCGCGCAACAGCAAGGCGCTCATCCTGCGCAACCGCGTCGAGATCCGGGGCGAAACCTCCACGGGCGTCTTCTGCTACGGCAACGACGCCACCGTGGCGGGCAACGACATCATCGTCAGCGGCGGCGACAAATCCCGGGGCATCATCCAGACCGGCTCGCGCGGCTTCTTCACGGCCAACCGGTTCCGGGGCAAGGGACAATACGCCATCTTCAACGTGCCTTTCGAAAAGCTCACGGCATCGACGAACATATTCGCCTGGAACGATTTCAAGGAATTCACGGGACTCAAGGGGCAGATGCTCCTGAGCGGCGACCTCAACCGCGTGCTGGGCCGCGTCATGGTCAAGGACAAGGGACGCGGCAACACCCAGGAGGACGTCCCGCCCGTGGGGCTTCCCGGCAGCGAGTTCGAGGGGGACGACTGGGAACCCGTGGAAAGCCTGCCCTAA